A single Cottoperca gobio chromosome 5, fCotGob3.1, whole genome shotgun sequence DNA region contains:
- the otop1 gene encoding proton channel OTOP1: MSPTMVEHNGLDIMCLNKYCHSSSSSSSSEHDKKIFSKLKLSLSEEYPRKNAEILSGQYGTNLLLIGAALMLAIAHHGPSVKEEHLLSFVTCLMILQLIWMMWYILVRDRQKNTRTEKDVHATTCWIRGGLTLLALLSLIMDAFRIGYYVGYQSCVSAVLGVYPVIHATHTIAQVHFLWFHIKDVIKSFETFERFGVIHAVFTNLLLWCNGVMSEAEHFLNNHKRRLSALGYGNLTIVHSEPHCNCTTSTCSMFSSSLFYLYPFNVEYHIFVSAMLFVMWKNIGRTIDLSSNRKRLATKTQGLTVGPILGLLALASTIGILVVYVTHVEESLKMRQSAISMFYIYGIVMLVFMCSAGASGLLIYRADHVPLDTSKNPSRQLDTELLFGSSIGSWLMSWCSIVAVLGANSSPPYRWTNLIYSLLIVLEKYIQNLFVVESLYRKQDDGEREEPELPAAPEIFSVTSSLAPPYNGIINRAYETPDRNCSTMENEQEESGQVYRCPRKPSEVLLTAGNKVKEPTNIKRQILKNIAVFLIMCNISLWILPAFGCRPQYDNGLEQETFGFSIWTTVLNFAIPLNLFYRMHSVASLFEVFRRV; the protein is encoded by the exons ATGTCTCCCACCATGGTGGAGCACAACGGCCTGGATATTATGTGCCTGAACAAGTACTGTCACAGTTCCTCCTCGTCGTCCAGCTCCGAGCACGACAAGAAGATTTTCAGCAAACTAAAACTCAGTTTGTCAGAGGAATATCCGAGGAAGAACGCAGAGATCCTCAGCGGCCAGTACGGAACCAATTTGCTGCTGATCGGGGCGGCGTTGATGCTGGCCATCGCGCACCATGGCCCCTCTGTCAAGGAAGAGCACCTGCTGTCCTTTGTCACCTGTCTCATGATCCTCCAGCTGATCTGGATGATGTGGTACATCCTGGTGCGGGACAGACAGAAGAACACGCGGACCGAGAAAGATGTCCACGCCACCACATGCTGGATAAGAG GTGGTTTGACTCTCCTTGCACTCCTTTCACTGATCATGGATGCTTTCCGAATCGGGTATTATGTTGGCTATCAGTCTTGTGTGTCCGCTGTGCTCGGGGTATACCCTGTCATCCACGCAACTCACACCATAGCACAG GTGCATTTTCTCTGGTTTCACATCAAGGATGTCATCAAGAgctttgaaacatttgaaag ATTTGGTGTAATCCATGCAGTCTTTACCAACCTCCTCCTGTGGTGCAACGGCGTCATGTCAGAGGCAGAGCACTTCTTGAACAACCATAAGAGAAGACTCTCTGCACTGGGCTACGGAAACCTCACTATAG tgCACTCAGAGCCCCACTGTAACTGCACCACCAGCACTTGCTCCATGTTCTCCAGCAGTCTCTTCTATCTCTATCCCTTCAACGTGGAGTACCACATCTTTGTCTCCGCCATGCTCTTTGTCATGTGGAAGAACATCGGACGGACCATTGACCTCTCCTCAAACCGGAAGAGGCTGGCTACCAAAACACAGGGCCTGACAGTTGGCCCGATTCTGGGTCTACTCGCCCTGGCCAGCACTATCGGGATCCTGGTGGTCTACGTCACCCATGTAGAGGAATCGCTCAAAATGCGTCAGTCAGCCATTTCCATGTTCTACATTTACGGCATTGTTATGCTGGTGTTCATGTGCTCTGCCGGTGCTTCAGGTCTGCTCATATATCGAGCGGATCACGTGCCGCTGGACACCTCCAAGAACCCGTCCAGACAGCtggacacagagctgctgttcgGGTCCTCTATCGGCTCCTGGCTCATGTCCTGGTGCAGCATAGTGGCAGTGCTCGGCGCCAACAGCAGTCCACCATACCGCTGGACCAACCTCATCTACTCTCTGCTGATTGTGCTGGAGAAGTACATCCAGAACCTCTTCGTCGTAGAATCCCTGTATCGCAAGCAAGacgatggagagagggaggagccCGAGTTACCAGCTGCTCCAGAAATCTTCTCTGTGACGTCCTCTTTGGCCCCGCCGTACAACGGCATCATCAACCGAGCCTACGAGACTCCAGACAGAAACTGTAGCACCATGGAGAacgagcaggaggagagcggaCAGGTGTACAGATGTCCCAGGAAACCTTCTGAGGTGCTGCTGACCGCtggaaacaaagtaaaagagcCCACAAACATAAAGAGGCAAATCCTGAAGAACATCGCCGTCTTCCTGATAATGTGCAACATTTCG ctgTGGATCCTTCCTGCCTTTGGCTGCCGGCCACAGTACGACAACGGGCTGGAACAGGAGACATTTGGCTTCAGCATATGGACCACAGTTCTCAATTTCGCCATTCCTTTGAACCTTTTCTACCGCATGCACTCAGTCGCCTCCCTCTTCGAGGTGTTCCGCCGGGTCTGA
- the drd5a gene encoding D(1B) dopamine receptor, producing the protein MADNCACPRARSNGLQFYLKRHMENPAKYLSSVQGIDSAPAPLGEIMWNITETEATKDGRTDMVARTVTGCLLSLLILWTLLGNIMVCSAVLRFRHLRTKVTNIFIVSLALSDLFVAILVMPWKAVAEVAGYWPFGTFCNVWVAFDIMCSTASILNLCIISVDRYWAISSPFRYERKMTQRVAFVMISITWTLSVLISFIPVQLNWHKASGDDMAGSHNSSTSRLIEENCDSSLSREYAISSSLISFYIPVAIMIVTYTRIYRIAQIQIRRIASLERAAEHAQSCRTNRIECQHHNTLKTSIKRETKVFKTLSVIMGVFVFCWLPFFILNCMVPFCDRPATDQAAGLPCVSETTFDVFVWFGWTNSSLNPIIYAFNAEFRKAFASLLGCRNFCSNTPVETVNISNELVSYNQDTLIHKEIAKAYVNMMPNVVECIEHEETFDRISQFSHNNENATDSVCDLEDCEADISLDRMSPFTPNGLH; encoded by the coding sequence ATGGCTGATAACTGTGCCTGTCCCCGCGCGCGGAGCAATGGACTGCAGTTTTACTTGAAGAGGCACATGGAGAACCCAGCCAAGTATCTCTCATCGGTGCAGGGGATTGACTCTGCGCCGGCACCTCTCGGAGAGATTATGTGGAACATCACCGAAACAGAGGCAACAAAGGACGGGAGGACAGATATGGTAGCGCGCACGGTGACGGGCTGTCTGCTGTCCCTGCTCATCCTATGGACCCTGCTGGGGAACATCATGGTGTGCTCCGCGGTGTTGCGCTTTCGACACCTGCGGACCAAAGTCACCAACATTTTCATCGTCTCCCTGGCTCTATCGGATTTATTCGTGGCCATCCTGGTGATGCCATGGAAAGCTGTGGCAGAGGTGGCGGGGTACTGGCCGTTTGGCACTTTCTGTAACGTATGGGTAGCTTTTGACATTATGTGCTCCACCGCCTCCATCCTCAATCTCTGCATCATCAGCGTGGATAGATACTGGGCCATCTCGAGCCCCTTCCGCTACGAGAGGAAGATGACACAGCGAGTTGCCTTTGTTATGATAAGCATCACTTGGACGTTGTCTGTGCTCATTTCATTCATACCGGTCCAGCTGAACTGGCACAAAGCCAGCGGTGACGACATGGCAGGGTCCCACAACTCCTCCACGAGCCGGCTGATAGAGGAGAACTGCGACTCCAGCCTGAGCAGAGAGTATGCTATATCCTCCTCTTTGATAAGTTTCTACATTCCCGTGGCAATTATGATTGTGACTTACACCAGAATATACCGGATTGCACAAATACAAATTAGAAGAATAGCATCCCTGGAAAGAGCAGCAGAACACGCGCAAAGTTGCAGGACAAACAGAATAGAGTGCCAACACCACAACACCTTGAAAACGTCAATTAAACGCGAGACCAAAGTGTTCAAAACTCTCTCGGTGAttatgggtgtgtttgtgttttgctggTTACCTTTCTTCATCCTAAACTGTATGGTCCCGTTCTGCGACAGGCCGGCCACGGACCAGGCCGCGGGTTTGCCGTGCGTAAGCGAGACGACGTTCGACGTCTTCGTGTGGTTCGGCTGGACCAACTCCTCCCTGAACCCCATAATCTACGCCTTCAACGCCGAGTTCAGGAAGGCCTTTGCGAGCCTCTTGGGCTGTCGCAATTTCTGCTCCAACACGCCAGTGGAAACTGTGAACATCAGCAACGAGCTGGTCTCATATAATCAAGACACCCTCATCCACAAGGAAATCGCGAAAGCATATGTCAACATGATGCCCAACGTGGTTGAATGTATCGAGCACGAAGAGACTTTCGACAGGATTTCACAGTTTTCTCACAACAATGAAAACGCCACCGACTCGGTGTGTGACCTGGAGGACTGCGAGGCAGATATCAGTCTTGACAGGATGTCACCGTTCACACCCAATGGATTACACTGA